The following are from one region of the Prionailurus bengalensis isolate Pbe53 chromosome A2, Fcat_Pben_1.1_paternal_pri, whole genome shotgun sequence genome:
- the RINT1 gene encoding RAD50-interacting protein 1 isoform X1, giving the protein MLPAAEIGKAPAALCCSESGNERKDVEEKNDINIAALFGNEQVSEDTDNGDLTSYVSAFIEKEVGNDLKSLKKLDKLIEQMTENKMQLEEQVLTISSEIPKRIQSALKNAEESKQFLNQFLEQETHLFSSINSHLLTAQPWMEDLGAMINQIEEIERHLAYLKWISQIEELSDNIQQYLMTNNVPEAASTLVSMAELDIKLQESSCAHLLAFTRATVKFWHKILKDKLTSDFEEVLAQLHWPFITPPQSQTVGLSRPAGAPEIYSNLETLFCQLLKLQTSDELLTEPKQLPEKYCLPASPSVILPIQIMLTPLQKRFRYHFRGNRQTNVISKPEWYLAQVLMWIGNHTQFLDEKIQPILDKVGPSVNARLEFSRGLMMLVLEKLATDIPCLLYDDNLFCHLVDEVLLFERELHSLYGYPSTFANCMHILSEDTCFQRWLTVERKFALQKMDSMLSSEAAWISQYKDITDVDEMKVPDCAETFMTLLLVITDRYKNLPTASRKLQFLELQKDLVDDFRIRLTQVMKEETRASLGFRYCAILNAVNYISTVLADWADNVFFLQLQQAALEVFAENNTLSKLQLGQLASMESSVFDDMINLLERLKHDMLTRQVDHVFREVKDAAKLYKKERWLSLPSQSEQAVMSLSSSACPLLLTVRDRLLQLEEQLCFSLFTVFWQVLVEKLDVYIYQEIVLANHFNEGGAAQLQFDMTRNLFPLFSRYCKRPENYFKHVKEACIVLNLNIGSALLLKDVLQSASGQPPATEALNEVGIYKLAQQDVEILLNLRTNWPNTGK; this is encoded by the exons ATGCTCCCGGCCGCCGAGATCGGCAAGGCGCCGGCAGCCCTG TGCTGCTCTGAAAGTGGTAACGAAAGGAAGGACGTCGAGGAGAAAA atGACATAAATATTGCAGCTCTTTTTGGAAATGAACAAGTCAGTGAAGATACAGATAATGGTGATCTCACTTCCTACGTGTCtgcatttatagaaaaagaagttGGAAATGACCTTAAATCTTTAAAGAAACTTGATAAACTCATAGAACagatgacagaaaataaaatgcagttagAAGAACAG GTACTTACAATTTCATCAGAAATCCCTAAAAGAATTCAGAGTGCCttaaaaaatgcagaagaatCAAAGCAATTTCTTAATCAGTTTCTGGAGCAAGAAACTCATCTCTTCAGTTCCATTAACAGCCATTTGCTGACCGCACAGCCCTGGATGGAAGATCTGGGGGCCATGATTAACCAAATTGAAGAGATTGAGCGCCATCTTGCTTACCTTAAATGGATTTCACAAATTGAAGAACTAAG TGATAACATTCAGCAATATCTGATGACCAATAACGTCCCAGAGGCAGCCTCTACTCTGGTGTCTATGGCGGAACTTGACATCAAGCTTCAGGAATCATCCTGTGCTCATCTTCTTGCTTTCACGAGAGCCACTGTTAAATTCTGGCATAAGATCCTCAAGGACAAACTTACAAG TGATTTTGAGGAAGTTTTAGCCCAGCTTCACTGGCCATTCATCACACCCCCCCAGTCTCAGACTGTTGGCTTGAGTCGCCcagcaggtgcccctgagataTACAGTAACCTGGAGACACTGTTTTGCCAGCTTCTGAAACTGCAAACCTC AGATGAATTACTTACTGAGCCAAAACAACTTCCAGAAAAATACTGTCTTCCTGCATCCCCGTCTGTCATCCTGCCCATCCAGATTATGCTGACTCCCCTTCAGAAAAGGTTCAGGTATCACTTCCGAGGGAACCGACAGACTAATGTTATAAGCAAG CCTGAATGGTACTTGGCTCAGGTACTTATGTGGATTGGGAATCACACTCAGTTTCTGGATGAGAAGATTCAGCCAATATTAGACAAAGTAGGCCCTTCGGTAAATGCAAGG CTTGAATTTTCCCGGGGCCTCATGATGCTTGTTCTTGAGAAGTTAGCTACAGACATCCCATGTCTGCTCTATGATGACAATCTCTTCTGTCATCTGGTGGATGAGGTGCTTTTGTTCGAAAGGGAGCTGCACAGTCTTTATGGCTATCCCAGCACTTTTGCCAACTGTATGCATATTCTGTCAGAGGACACCTGTTTTCAGAGGTGGTTGACTGTGGAGAGAAAAT TTGCTCTTCAAAAAATGGACTCAATGCTTTCATCAGAAGCTGCTTGGATATCCCAATATAAGGATATCACTGATGTGGATGAGATGAAAGTTCCagactgtgcagaaacttttatgACGCTACTCTTGGTTATAACTG ACAGATATAAAAATCTTCCCACAGCTTCCAGAAAGCTACAGTTCCTGGAGTTACAGAAGGACTTAGTAGATGATTTCAGGATACGGTTAACTCAGGTGATGAAAGAAGAGACTAGAGCTTCCCTTGGTTTTCGATACTGTGCAATTCTCAATGCTGTGAACTATATCTCAACAGTACTAGCAGACTGGGCTGACAATGTT ttcttcctACAACTTCAGCAGGCAGCACTGGAGGTCTTTGCAGAGAACAACACCCTCAGTAAATTGCAGCTGGGACAGCTGGCCTCTATGGAGAGTTCTGTCTTTGATGACATGATTAACCTACTGGAGCGTTTAAAGCATGACATGTTGACCCGCCAAGTAGACCATGTTTTTAGAGAAGTTAAAGATGCTGCAAAATTgtataaaaaagaaag GTGGCTGTCGCTGCCGTCGCAGTCGGAGCAGGCGGTGATGTCCCTGTCCAGCTCGGCCTGCCCGCTGCTGCTCACCGTGAGAGACCGCTTACTCCAGCTGGAGGAGCAGCTTTGCTTCTCCTTGTTCACAGTCTTCTGGCAGGTGCTTGTGGAGAAGCTGGATGTGTACATCTACCAAGAA ATCGTTCTTGCCAATCATTTCAACGAGGGAGGGGCAGCTCAGCTCCAGTTTGATATGACTCGGAACCTGTTCCCCCTGTTCTCCCGCTATTGCAAGAGGCCAGAAAATTACTTCAAACA tGTCAAAGAAGCGTGTATTGTTTTGAATCTGAACATTGGCTCTGCCCTCCTTCTGAAAGACGTTCTGCAGTCAGCCTCAGGGCAGCCTCCTGCCACCGAGGCCTTAAACGAGGTTGGAATTTACAAACTGGCTCAACAAGATGTTGAGATTCTACTTAATTTGAGGACAAACTGGCCTAACACGGGAAAATAa
- the RINT1 gene encoding RAD50-interacting protein 1 isoform X2 has translation MLPAAEIGKAPAALCCSESGNERKDVEEKNDINIAALFGNEQVSEDTDNGDLTSYVSAFIEKEVGNDLKSLKKLDKLIEQMTENKMQLEEQVLTISSEIPKRIQSALKNAEESKQFLNQFLEQETHLFSSINSHLLTAQPWMEDLGAMINQIEEIERHLAYLKWISQIEELSDNIQQYLMTNNVPEAASTLVSMAELDIKLQESSCAHLLAFTRATVKFWHKILKDKLTSDFEEVLAQLHWPFITPPQSQTVGLSRPAGAPEIYSNLETLFCQLLKLQTSDELLTEPKQLPEKYCLPASPSVILPIQIMLTPLQKRFRYHFRGNRQTNVISKPEWYLAQVLMWIGNHTQFLDEKIQPILDKVGPSVNARLEFSRGLMMLVLEKLATDIPCLLYDDNLFCHLVDEVLLFERELHSLYGYPSTFANCMHILSEDTCFQRWLTVERKFALQKMDSMLSSEAAWISQYKDITDVDEMKVPDCAETFMTLLLVITDRYKNLPTASRKLQFLELQKDLVDDFRIRLTQVMKEETRASLGFRYCAILNAVNYISTVLADWADNVFFLQLQQAALEVFAENNTLSKLQLGQLASMESSVFDDMINLLERLKHDMLTRQVDHVFREVKDAAKLYKKERWLSLPSQSEQAVMSLSSSACPLLLTVRDRLLQLEEQLCFSLFTVFWQVLVEKLDVYIYQEVSKSGRRSGALMAKCQRSVYCFESEHWLCPPSERRSAVSLRAASCHRGLKRGWNLQTGSTRC, from the exons ATGCTCCCGGCCGCCGAGATCGGCAAGGCGCCGGCAGCCCTG TGCTGCTCTGAAAGTGGTAACGAAAGGAAGGACGTCGAGGAGAAAA atGACATAAATATTGCAGCTCTTTTTGGAAATGAACAAGTCAGTGAAGATACAGATAATGGTGATCTCACTTCCTACGTGTCtgcatttatagaaaaagaagttGGAAATGACCTTAAATCTTTAAAGAAACTTGATAAACTCATAGAACagatgacagaaaataaaatgcagttagAAGAACAG GTACTTACAATTTCATCAGAAATCCCTAAAAGAATTCAGAGTGCCttaaaaaatgcagaagaatCAAAGCAATTTCTTAATCAGTTTCTGGAGCAAGAAACTCATCTCTTCAGTTCCATTAACAGCCATTTGCTGACCGCACAGCCCTGGATGGAAGATCTGGGGGCCATGATTAACCAAATTGAAGAGATTGAGCGCCATCTTGCTTACCTTAAATGGATTTCACAAATTGAAGAACTAAG TGATAACATTCAGCAATATCTGATGACCAATAACGTCCCAGAGGCAGCCTCTACTCTGGTGTCTATGGCGGAACTTGACATCAAGCTTCAGGAATCATCCTGTGCTCATCTTCTTGCTTTCACGAGAGCCACTGTTAAATTCTGGCATAAGATCCTCAAGGACAAACTTACAAG TGATTTTGAGGAAGTTTTAGCCCAGCTTCACTGGCCATTCATCACACCCCCCCAGTCTCAGACTGTTGGCTTGAGTCGCCcagcaggtgcccctgagataTACAGTAACCTGGAGACACTGTTTTGCCAGCTTCTGAAACTGCAAACCTC AGATGAATTACTTACTGAGCCAAAACAACTTCCAGAAAAATACTGTCTTCCTGCATCCCCGTCTGTCATCCTGCCCATCCAGATTATGCTGACTCCCCTTCAGAAAAGGTTCAGGTATCACTTCCGAGGGAACCGACAGACTAATGTTATAAGCAAG CCTGAATGGTACTTGGCTCAGGTACTTATGTGGATTGGGAATCACACTCAGTTTCTGGATGAGAAGATTCAGCCAATATTAGACAAAGTAGGCCCTTCGGTAAATGCAAGG CTTGAATTTTCCCGGGGCCTCATGATGCTTGTTCTTGAGAAGTTAGCTACAGACATCCCATGTCTGCTCTATGATGACAATCTCTTCTGTCATCTGGTGGATGAGGTGCTTTTGTTCGAAAGGGAGCTGCACAGTCTTTATGGCTATCCCAGCACTTTTGCCAACTGTATGCATATTCTGTCAGAGGACACCTGTTTTCAGAGGTGGTTGACTGTGGAGAGAAAAT TTGCTCTTCAAAAAATGGACTCAATGCTTTCATCAGAAGCTGCTTGGATATCCCAATATAAGGATATCACTGATGTGGATGAGATGAAAGTTCCagactgtgcagaaacttttatgACGCTACTCTTGGTTATAACTG ACAGATATAAAAATCTTCCCACAGCTTCCAGAAAGCTACAGTTCCTGGAGTTACAGAAGGACTTAGTAGATGATTTCAGGATACGGTTAACTCAGGTGATGAAAGAAGAGACTAGAGCTTCCCTTGGTTTTCGATACTGTGCAATTCTCAATGCTGTGAACTATATCTCAACAGTACTAGCAGACTGGGCTGACAATGTT ttcttcctACAACTTCAGCAGGCAGCACTGGAGGTCTTTGCAGAGAACAACACCCTCAGTAAATTGCAGCTGGGACAGCTGGCCTCTATGGAGAGTTCTGTCTTTGATGACATGATTAACCTACTGGAGCGTTTAAAGCATGACATGTTGACCCGCCAAGTAGACCATGTTTTTAGAGAAGTTAAAGATGCTGCAAAATTgtataaaaaagaaag GTGGCTGTCGCTGCCGTCGCAGTCGGAGCAGGCGGTGATGTCCCTGTCCAGCTCGGCCTGCCCGCTGCTGCTCACCGTGAGAGACCGCTTACTCCAGCTGGAGGAGCAGCTTTGCTTCTCCTTGTTCACAGTCTTCTGGCAGGTGCTTGTGGAGAAGCTGGATGTGTACATCTACCAAGAAGTAAGCAAGAGCGGGCGGCGTTCCGGGGCCCTGATGGCAAAG tGTCAAAGAAGCGTGTATTGTTTTGAATCTGAACATTGGCTCTGCCCTCCTTCTGAAAGACGTTCTGCAGTCAGCCTCAGGGCAGCCTCCTGCCACCGAGGCCTTAAACGAGGTTGGAATTTACAAACTGGCTCAACAAGATGTTGA
- the RINT1 gene encoding RAD50-interacting protein 1 isoform X3 has product MLPAAEIGKAPAALCCSESGNERKDVEEKNDINIAALFGNEQVSEDTDNGDLTSYVSAFIEKEVGNDLKSLKKLDKLIEQMTENKMQLEEQVLTISSEIPKRIQSALKNAEESKQFLNQFLEQETHLFSSINSHLLTAQPWMEDLGAMINQIEEIERHLAYLKWISQIEELSDNIQQYLMTNNVPEAASTLVSMAELDIKLQESSCAHLLAFTRATVKFWHKILKDKLTSDFEEVLAQLHWPFITPPQSQTVGLSRPAGAPEIYSNLETLFCQLLKLQTSDELLTEPKQLPEKYCLPASPSVILPIQIMLTPLQKRFRYHFRGNRQTNVISKPEWYLAQVLMWIGNHTQFLDEKIQPILDKVGPSVNARLEFSRGLMMLVLEKLATDIPCLLYDDNLFCHLVDEVLLFERELHSLYGYPSTFANCMHILSEDTCFQRWLTVERKFALQKMDSMLSSEAAWISQYKDITDVDEMKVPDCAETFMTLLLVITDRYKNLPTASRKLQFLELQKDLVDDFRIRLTQVMKEETRASLGFRYCAILNAVNYISTVLADWADNVFFLQLQQAALEVFAENNTLSKLQLGQLASMESSVFDDMINLLERLKHDMLTRQVDHVFREVKDAAKLYKKERLFQNIEEEGKLPN; this is encoded by the exons ATGCTCCCGGCCGCCGAGATCGGCAAGGCGCCGGCAGCCCTG TGCTGCTCTGAAAGTGGTAACGAAAGGAAGGACGTCGAGGAGAAAA atGACATAAATATTGCAGCTCTTTTTGGAAATGAACAAGTCAGTGAAGATACAGATAATGGTGATCTCACTTCCTACGTGTCtgcatttatagaaaaagaagttGGAAATGACCTTAAATCTTTAAAGAAACTTGATAAACTCATAGAACagatgacagaaaataaaatgcagttagAAGAACAG GTACTTACAATTTCATCAGAAATCCCTAAAAGAATTCAGAGTGCCttaaaaaatgcagaagaatCAAAGCAATTTCTTAATCAGTTTCTGGAGCAAGAAACTCATCTCTTCAGTTCCATTAACAGCCATTTGCTGACCGCACAGCCCTGGATGGAAGATCTGGGGGCCATGATTAACCAAATTGAAGAGATTGAGCGCCATCTTGCTTACCTTAAATGGATTTCACAAATTGAAGAACTAAG TGATAACATTCAGCAATATCTGATGACCAATAACGTCCCAGAGGCAGCCTCTACTCTGGTGTCTATGGCGGAACTTGACATCAAGCTTCAGGAATCATCCTGTGCTCATCTTCTTGCTTTCACGAGAGCCACTGTTAAATTCTGGCATAAGATCCTCAAGGACAAACTTACAAG TGATTTTGAGGAAGTTTTAGCCCAGCTTCACTGGCCATTCATCACACCCCCCCAGTCTCAGACTGTTGGCTTGAGTCGCCcagcaggtgcccctgagataTACAGTAACCTGGAGACACTGTTTTGCCAGCTTCTGAAACTGCAAACCTC AGATGAATTACTTACTGAGCCAAAACAACTTCCAGAAAAATACTGTCTTCCTGCATCCCCGTCTGTCATCCTGCCCATCCAGATTATGCTGACTCCCCTTCAGAAAAGGTTCAGGTATCACTTCCGAGGGAACCGACAGACTAATGTTATAAGCAAG CCTGAATGGTACTTGGCTCAGGTACTTATGTGGATTGGGAATCACACTCAGTTTCTGGATGAGAAGATTCAGCCAATATTAGACAAAGTAGGCCCTTCGGTAAATGCAAGG CTTGAATTTTCCCGGGGCCTCATGATGCTTGTTCTTGAGAAGTTAGCTACAGACATCCCATGTCTGCTCTATGATGACAATCTCTTCTGTCATCTGGTGGATGAGGTGCTTTTGTTCGAAAGGGAGCTGCACAGTCTTTATGGCTATCCCAGCACTTTTGCCAACTGTATGCATATTCTGTCAGAGGACACCTGTTTTCAGAGGTGGTTGACTGTGGAGAGAAAAT TTGCTCTTCAAAAAATGGACTCAATGCTTTCATCAGAAGCTGCTTGGATATCCCAATATAAGGATATCACTGATGTGGATGAGATGAAAGTTCCagactgtgcagaaacttttatgACGCTACTCTTGGTTATAACTG ACAGATATAAAAATCTTCCCACAGCTTCCAGAAAGCTACAGTTCCTGGAGTTACAGAAGGACTTAGTAGATGATTTCAGGATACGGTTAACTCAGGTGATGAAAGAAGAGACTAGAGCTTCCCTTGGTTTTCGATACTGTGCAATTCTCAATGCTGTGAACTATATCTCAACAGTACTAGCAGACTGGGCTGACAATGTT ttcttcctACAACTTCAGCAGGCAGCACTGGAGGTCTTTGCAGAGAACAACACCCTCAGTAAATTGCAGCTGGGACAGCTGGCCTCTATGGAGAGTTCTGTCTTTGATGACATGATTAACCTACTGGAGCGTTTAAAGCATGACATGTTGACCCGCCAAGTAGACCATGTTTTTAGAGAAGTTAAAGATGCTGCAAAATTgtataaaaaagaaag actattccaaaacatagaagaggaaggaaaacttccaaattga